The sequence below is a genomic window from Silene latifolia isolate original U9 population chromosome 7, ASM4854445v1, whole genome shotgun sequence.
CTACTGGGTCAACCAATCCCAACACCTTAACATGGTCACTTGATATAAATGAATGGGTCTctcccgaatcaaataaaacataaGATGGTTTAGAGTTGGTTAGAAAAGTACCCGAAACCACATGTGTATATCCCTCAGCAGCCTCTTTCCctatcatgaacaacttgccactgttTTTCACGCCACCTTGCACCGTTGATGCCGACGTCGTCCCTTGCTTCACGGTGCCATTCTGGTTCCCTCCATTTCCATTGCCTTGATTGTTGTTGAAGCGATTCTGaaaattgttgttattgttatagcTCCTTTGATTATTCCATGATCCATTAAAACGATTGCTCCCATAGCTAGGTACTGGTGTCCTAAATCCATTAGAATTTTCACCACTAAATCCTTCATTCATATTGTTCCTCCTTACAGTAGTCCTACACTCCACAATCTTATGACCAAACCTACCACATCCATAGCACTGTGGTCTGTCCACACCTCTCGCTCCACTTATCACTCCACTATGGCCGAAGCCGCCTCCACTCACAGCTCCACCGGCAGAAAACGAACGGTGTAGATTGAAATTCTACTTCTTGTTTCCTCCAGCCCCTTCACTAGTGGTCTCTACCTTCCTCTTTTCACCCTTGTCTTTCTTCTCTTCCTTCATCATGTCAGCAATTTTTTCAGCATGTCCCGCTCTTTCATATACTTCCTCTACTGTACTTTGGCTCTCCAGCTGCAAGTCTCTTTTTGATACGCGTAGTTAAACCCTTTTCAAACCTGAAAGCCAACACCTCCTCGCCATAGTTCAAGTCTGACACGTACTCAGCTAACTCCATGAATCTGTTATGATAATGTTCTATCATCATCTCCTCCGTCAACTTAAATGCTTCAAACTCTGACCTCATGCTACTCCGAACATGTTCTGGTACAAACGTGCCTCTCAAGGTATCCTTAAAGCCCTTCCATGAGACAAACGGTTCATCACTCTCCTTCCACGCCTCCTTGATCACTGACTTACCACGATTCCACCACAATCCGACTTTTCCTTTCAAGTAGTGAGCTGTTTGATCTACTTGCATCTCCTCAGGACAGTCCAACAATTCAAAAAGGTTGTCGAACTCTCTACAACAATCTCCCAGGAATGACGGTTCACCCAGTCCATCGTGCTTCATCAGATTATGACGAGCAATGGCAACACTCATCTTAGCAGGATCCATCGTCGCAGTCTTCGATTTCAACGCAGCAGTCAACGCATCATTGGTTGCAATGAGTCTGTCAATCTCTTCCTATGACATAGTTGTGGATGTAGCTCTCTTTGGTGACATTTGGGTtctaataagaataaaaaagaaaCATAAGTTTCCGTTCTAAGGAAGTGTGTGGTATAAGGTAGAAGATAAAATTCCTGCATATAAAAAAATGTGTGATTGGTCGAGCTGGTCTTGCCCGACCAACCAATAGTGTTACGCGACTCCCACGGCCTGGTCACGGCCTTCCTCGTTCTTTTCCCCaaattaattacttttgatacatGTTTTGTCTTTAATTCATGCAATCTCATAATTTTATGCCTAAAGGTTCAGGGCAACACATACCGCATATCTCTAGACATGAAATTTTACTAAACATGTAATGCACGTATATACAACCAATTCATATAAAGATGCAATAATTCAATAATTCATATTTTTCCAATTTATGCCTTTCATGATATGCTAAGAAAATTTCCATGCATAATCATGCCACAATTTAAAACAAGCTCATAACAATTTTCAACCATCACACAACCGTCACATAGGCCACACGCCTATTGTCCTTCATCCGTCTCAAAATTTCTTACCTTTTGTTCTCATCCTGCAAATAAAATTAGTGCTTCTCGCGACTTCAGGACACAATTAGACCCTTGAGGTAAAGCATCCACGTTAACTACCCTTTTCCCTCTTTAACCTTCCTCGAGGTGACCGGCTCAAAATTGAGAAGGGCCAGATCAAGGACGTCTCTCTAATCTAGAAGAGGGCTCCTAAACAGTGTGTACCCCGAgtttattttattagactcatcctaagttcattaaaaTCATTTGTTTAGGCCTTAGGAACGTTCGCTCTGAtaacactttgtaacacctccatttatttaagagcctttagcaagacattcccaaataaataaaggtgttaccatctcagttgcctgaggtagtaagtataaaagacaaacaatactaAAGTATTTTAAGATGATATAAAATTAAAGTGCCTCAAAAGACTTTATTACAAAATTCCAACGAGATAAATAGTTATTACAAAGTACGTTTTTAAAACAaccgcagcggaaataaaataacTAGTGTCTGAATGAGTTAGGGCGATCTCTAGACTCAAGTGATAATGTCGTCCCAAGCTCCCCCTTTAAAGCATCCAGCACTTCTCACAAGCtaacctgaaatcaatctgctccccaatatggttcatcacaggtgttcacgaatacacagtcaaccacgaggttgagtaggataactaaacaacaataataatactacGATACGATAAAAGGCTCAAACCTCTACAATCACAAACGTTTCAACCGTGTGCCACATTACATGCCTCAACCAACCGCGCAACTCAACTGACACCACACACGGTGCACTGCGCAGGTCCATGGCAACTCCGAACACCGCCGTGCCTGGCCTACCAAAATTGTACAAGACCACAGCTCttccacatccccgtgcctgaCCGACCAAATAATCTCAAAGCATTGCCATTCCTCTTtcacaattccaaccaacaatagagaaccaaccaacaatgataataataCTATTTCGAGACAACAATTGTAACAATATACTCAAGACAACAACTACGACGATGTGCTCAGGACAACAATTACAGCAATAATCATCTTTCAACAAttcaccaattaccaatatagtatagttgagtagttaaccCACCTCTTAGCAATTCTTCTTAACCAATCAAATAATGAAAAATCGTCTTCAACAAATTTACCacctaaataaataattaaattatgtataattattaactaatcttattaatgaatttaagatgtaaactacccaAAACAATCCCGCAAAAACGCCACCAACACGCCCCACAAAACCGGTTGACCCGACGGTGGTCAACCCGCCGGTCAGCGGTCCCCACGGCCAAGGTCACGGTGGTCAACGGCTCAAGTCAACGGGTCAAAGGCATGGTCAAGGTCAAACGTAaacatgttggtttcccctaattccccattaaccctagttaaggaaactactcactcattatcaagttcaacatgctaacaaggttgtcaatcatactagtaaagcaaaacatgatgaataaatgaaagtgattaacaataattaaacaaggttaagagagaattatacccatgaagatgattccaaataataaagcaaagaataatagaagtacttgatgattgatggaaggttgtcaatcctccaaataaacccaaataatcttctaattacccaaaataaatgaaggacaatagagaaattaaggaaagattaagatgcgATTAATATTTAGAATTGTATTATAACTTGATTAAGAATTGATTAGAAGATTAAGGATGGATTAAGAGAACATTAAAACTTGATTACAacttgatgctaatctaggtagtacaaaggggtatttatactaaagattaagtacaaggattatggttactaagggcttaaatgactattaagaccctaagaaaagttgaggaaatgctcctcccGGAGGAAATGAGCGGATTTCCTAGCTAGTCCCGTGCTGATCTGCGCATCCCGTGCTGAAGCACGGGTGGTACTgccttgtgatccgctcggatccttggTGAGACGCCCGGCTCGAGctgctgaaagacgctcgtcctggccaCAAGACGCCCAGATCATGCCTTTGTGAGACGCCCAGATCctgcctgatccgctcggattctgggacAGTGTGCTTTTCTTCTTTTGCTCctcaacaatccgcaaggatcatgtcggggatgcaaggatcctttcatcattgcccatttcactttattatctacataggccttctagtattgtcttctctTGGATGCTTGGTTATTAGATgccatcaatttagctccattttgcctcatgaatgcaaggttagcaatcctctcctaccaaggacacataTCCTCAAAAAATacgcaaaatgggaaactaatgataagaaatgacccaaataagtattataaagcataggaacgaggttaattcggggattaaatgtgctgaaatatgagtcacatcaatcagtgatgaagaaataaagaaattcAGGGTAGGGAGAGAGACACATAGAGCTTGTTTGTTCTTTTTAGAGAAACATTTGAGATTTTAATTTTCTAAAATAGCAAAATGAAGCAAGAAATATAATTCTCACACATCTCAATAACTAAGCTAACGAAAAAGTAACGGTTTTGGGATTGAGGTCCTTAACGGAAACTTTTTATAGTTGAGGTCCTTCAGTGGAAAAAAGAGCATAGTTTAAGTCCTTCTCTTATGTATAACTCATAACTCGGCACATGTGCCctataactcaataccagtaaccaattttcATCTCAATTTTAATATCAATATCGTCAAAGGTTCAATAATGAAccatgctcaacacttagagtatatATATTCCAAACTACCCACCCACAAGTCTCGAAAAAAGTAATGACaaattaagggggtgtttggttaggggagttggaatggaatggaatggaatggatttaatctattctagtgtttgtttgagctattttggaatggagttagaatccggATGGATTCTAAATCCATTCCAACCCCCTTTAATCTCATACCCAACCTTTAACCcaagattctaactccattccataaTGTTTTAACATTTCATTCCATTCCAAGGTTCGACCAAACAATATAAACTAAACGCCCCCTTCGAACTAAACGCCCCTTAAAATAGAGAATTCATACCACAATGGTATGAGATTCCAATCCATAAAGTATGGGATTTAGAATCCATGCCACAATGGTATGagattccaatccattccattccctCCCttcgaaccaaacgccccctaaactACAATACAACCAAATCTCTGATTAGTGACGTGGCTTTTGTCCACAATGACAATTCAAATACCAATCTTTATAAACAAAGTCAATATAAGATTGGAAAATTGAAAGTAAAAAAGAACACCTCAGCTAAAAGCTCCCTCTAGGGCTTTCTCTTGGGAGGGTGTGTGCCCCTAGGGTTTCCTAGGATTGAACCTTGCAGTTTGCAGGGTTTTCTGACAGTTTTTCTCATCTTTCcttctctctctcttccttcCTTTTCACAAAACATCTCTTTTTGTCAGTTTTTTTGGCGgttttttgttttctttcgttTTCTCATGGCGTTACAAGATAGTTTACCAAATATTAATCTGAATATTTCGTATGACGAACAAAGTGATGGCTCGGGGACAACCTCTGCTGTCGAGGTTGAGTGGGTGGCTGAAGGTGAGGAGGGTTTGAATGCGGCCCGTCTATGTGTGGTTGTGCGATTATGGACGGAACGCAATGTCAATCCAAAATCCTTGATCGATACTATGATAGCAACGTGGAAGGCCAAGGAGACCGTGGTTGGGGAAGTTGTAGATAGACAGAAGAAGATTTTCACGTTCGAATTTAATAATGAGGCGGATAAGAAGCGGGTATTGTCAGAGCAACCGTGGCATTTTGAAAGGCATGTTTTCATTCTCTCTGACTTACAGGGGGATGCAATACCTACTGAGGTAcctcttttcttttctcctttgTGGGTTAGGGTTTACGATCTTCCTATTTTGGGTAGACAGAACTTGGAAAATGCAGTGAATATAGGAAATGCGATTGGGTCGTTTGTTGAGGTTGACAATTCTGTTAACCCTACCATTAATAGGTCGATGAGGATGCGAGTTGTGATGGATGTGCGTAAGCCTTTAACTGATTCTCTCCTTATGAAATTGAAGGGGGGTAAGCAATGGAGAGTACGAATAAGCTATGAACAACTTCCGCTTTTTTGCTTTGTATGTGGTAGGGTGGGGCATAGGGAGAAAGACTGTGGGGAGAGGAAGGGCCCAGTAGGGGAGGGGAGGAAGTACGGGGAGTGGCTGAAAGCGTCTCCGTGGAGAGTTGCTAGCAGGGGAGCTATAAAAGACAATACGTCTGGTAAGTGTGGGAGGAAGTTATGCTTTGGGGAGGATGACATGGATGGGAAGGAGGAGAAGGAGCTTAGTCGGATGGTTAAGCTACTTAGGGGGGTATCAATCTCGGAGGATGGTAACAAAACAAGGGGGTCGGGGGAGGGACCAGTGGGCATGAAGGAGGGGAGAAAGGAGGGTGGGGATTTAAATTTCTCGGATGGGGCGTCAAGTGATGATTTGCCAACGCGACATAAGGCTGGGGAATTGGTGGAACAGAGGGGGATACATGGTGTGGAGGGGGCCGGCAGGAGGGTGATAAAAGTGAGGAGGAACATGGGAACGGCTAGAAGCGAAGGGGGTGGTATGAAGGGTACTAAGGTGGCAGGCAGTGGGTAAAGGAAGGGAATGGAGCAGGAGGAGGAAGGAGATATGATGGAACGGGGAGTGAATAAGAGGTGTCGAGTGGAGCACGAGGTTGATGACGTTCTTATGACAGTAGCGGTGACTGGCGATGACCAGCACTGCGAACAACAATGAAAATCTTCAGCAGGAACTGTCAAGGGTTGGGCAATCCCTTGACGGTTGGGACCCTCCGGGATTGGTGTTGGAGGGAGTTCCCAAACATTGTCTTCGTAATGGAGACAATGGTGAGTGCGAGAGAGTTGGAGAAGATACCTAATAGTTGTGGTTTTTCGTCGGGTATTTGTGTAACTAGTAGGGGGAGAGTGGGTGGTTTAGGGTTGTGGTGGAGAGATATTAATGCACAGTTAAttttgtataataataataatcacattCTTGTGGAGATCCTTGGTGCACACAATGCACCGGTGTGGAGGGCGGGAGGGATATATGGGTGGCTGAAGACAAGTAATAAGTATAAAACGTGGGATTTGATGAGGAGTCTTTGTGGTGGGAGCCGGGTACCTATTGTTTTATTTGGGGACTTTAATGAAATACTAAGTGGCAATGAAAAGGAGGGGGGTGCGGTTCAGTGGGAGAGTCAAATGGATGCttttagaggagcaattgatgatTGTGCGCTTCATGACTTGGGCTATAGGGGAAACACATTCACTTGGCAGCGAGGACTTACCTTTAAGACGATGGTTCGAGAACGACTTGATAGAGCTATTGCTACGACGGAATGGAGCTACCTGTTTCCTAGGGCTTTTGTCCAACACTTCCCTATTTATTCTTCTGATCACTC
It includes:
- the LOC141589803 gene encoding uncharacterized protein LOC141589803, whose product is MDPAKMSVAIARHNLMKHDGLGEPSFLGDCCREFDNLFELLDCPEEMQVDQTAHYLKGKVGLWWNRGKSVIKEAWKESDEPFVSWKGFKDTLRGTFVPEHVRSSMRSEFEAFKLTEEMMIEHYHNRFMELAEYVSDLNYGEEVLAFRFGHKIVECRTTVRRNNMNEGFSGENSNGFRTPVPSYGSNRFNGSWNNQRSYNNNNNFQNRFNNNQGNGNGGNQNGTVKQGTTSASTVQGGVKNSGKLFMIGKEAAEGYTHVVSGTFLTNSKPSYVLFDSGETHSFISSDHVKVLGLVDPVVIKDEVTIPSGELITCTNAYKNVNILIGEVLFSMDLIEFPLGGFEIIFGMDWLSRNRAFIDCHQKKVSLKGTKEVRVSYRGFVVRPKVRLISTITLKSCFEDRRIVDTIATRNNRCNNG